The following proteins come from a genomic window of Sorghum bicolor cultivar BTx623 chromosome 3, Sorghum_bicolor_NCBIv3, whole genome shotgun sequence:
- the LOC110433427 gene encoding protein ALP1-like: protein MGQRKLYVQYYLDYCHYIWRRRLIAGILVCMAMHLYRIKSRKRRRAITYAPMIDRDVDRLVRLNRLYHGTEAHCISELHMRKAVFHKLCVELRSRALLEDTFHVTIEEQVAMFIHCVGHHWSNRSIGFEFMRSETVSRYFHHVLDALCTLGRDLICIRSIETHSKITSSPGRFHPYFEGCIGALDGTHIPACVPFHMQDRFRGRKSYTTQNVLAAVDFDLRFIYVLAGWEGSAHDSYVLQDALSRPNGLNIPEGKYFLADAGYAARPGVLPPFRGTRYHLKEYKGTRQPENPKELFNLRHSSLRTTVERAFGTLKNRFKIFASQPFFPLKTQVKIVMACCALHNWILMDGPDEFVYDDAAPYRVLPRSIRNRSDIQQENVAWARKRDDIAQRMWEDKVAAAVD from the exons ATGGGTCAAAGAAAATTATACGTGCAATATTACTTGGACTACTGCCATTATATATGGAGGAGAAGATTAATTGCTGGTATTCTTGTGTGTATGGCAATGCATCTGTATAGGATTAaatcaagaaaaagaagaagggcCATAACTTATGCTCCCATGATAGATAGAGATGTTGATAGATTGGTACGTCTAAATCGTTTATATCATGGTACTGAGGCCCATTGCATAAGTGAGTTGCATATGAGGAAAGCTGTCTTTCATAAACTATGTGTTGAACTAAGGTCACGTGCCTTGCTAGAGGACACTTTTCATGTGACAATAGAGGAACAAGTTGCCATGTTTATCCATTGTGTTGGGCACCATTGGTCAAACAGATCAATTGGTTTTGAGTTCATGAGGAGTGAAACTGTTAGTAGGTATTTCCATCATGTTTTAGATGCCCTTTGTACCCTTGGTCGTGACCTCATATGCATCAGATCTATTGAGACACACTCAAAGATAACAAGTTCTCCGGGCAGATTTCACCCTTACTTTGAG gGATGCATAGGGGCCTTGGATGGTACACATATACCAGCATGTGTACCTTTCCATATGCAAGATCGGTTTAGGGGTAGGAAATCATATACCACCCAAAATGTGCTAGCAGCAGTTGATTTTGACCTAAGATTCATATATGTTCTTGCCGGATGGGAGGGCTCAGCCCATGACTCTTATGTGCTTCAAGATGCTTTATCACGTCCTAATGGGCTTAACATACCAGAAG GCAAATATTTCCTAGCTGATGCTGGATATGCAGCAAGGCCTGGTGTATTACCCCCATTCCGTGGTACCCGATATCACCTAAAAGAGTATAAGGGGACTAGGCAGCCGGAGAACCCGAAGGAATTGTTCAATCTTCGTCATTCCTCTCTTAGAACTACTGTTGAACGAGCATTTGGTACCCTCAAGAATCGTTTTAAAATCTTCGCAAGTCAGCCATTCTTCCCTTTGAAAACACAAGTCAAAATTGTAATGGCTTGTTGTGCGCTTCATAATTGGATCTTAATGGACGGTCCTGATGAGTTCGTGTATGATGATGCTGCTCCGTACAGAGTCCTGCCACGAAGTATAAGAAACCGTAGTGATATACAACAGGAAAATGTGGCATGGGCTAGAAAAAGAGATGATATTGCTCAAAGGATGTGGGAAGATAAAGTAGCAGCAGCTGTagattag
- the LOC8078749 gene encoding bidirectional sugar transporter SWEET7b — translation MVSDVVAFLGFLASFSLFASPAFIFRRIITEASVVGYPFLPYPMAFLNCMIWLFYGTVHTNSDYVIIINSVGMIIEVIFMGFYIWFADGMDLRVALIELFGMGGLGTFVALLGYLWRDTVFGYAGVVSGIIMYGSPLSVARRVFETRNVQNMSLLMALASLTASSVWTAYAFASKPYDFYIAIPNLIGLVLALVQLALYAYYYFNGEEEDVVA, via the exons ATGGTCTCCGACGTGGTCGCCTTCCTCG GATTTCTGGCTTCGTTCTCCCTTTTCGCGTCGCCAGCCTTCATCTTCAGGAGAATCATCACCGAAGCTTCTGTTGTGGGCTACCCGTTCCTCCCTTACCCCATGGCCTTCCTGAACTGTATGATTTGGCTGTTCTATGGCACTGTCCACACGAACAGCGATTACGTCATCATAATCAACAGTGTTGGTATGATTATCGAGGTCATTTTCATGGGGTTCTACATCTGGTTCGCTGATGGGATGGACCTCCGGGTTGCTCTCATAGAGCTGTTCGGCATGGGGGGGCTCGGCACCTTTGTGGCGTTGCTGGGGTACCTCTGGCGGGACACGGTGTTCGGCTATGCCGGAGTCGTCAGTGGGATCATCATGTACGGCTCTCCCCTTTCCGTCGCG AGAAGAGTGTTCGAAACACGGAACGTCCAGAACATGTCCTTGCTCATGGCCCTTGCTTCCTTGACTGCCAGCAGCGTGTGGACGGCCTACGCGTTCGCGTCGAAGCCCTACGACTTCTACATCGCA ATTCCCAACTTGATTGGCTTGGTGCTCGCGTTGGTGCAGCTGGCCCTGTATGCCTACTACTACTTcaacggcgaggaggaggatgtGGTGGCATGA
- the LOC8078750 gene encoding bidirectional sugar transporter SWEET4: MAGAQPNIAQELFGILGDITCGGLFLSPVATMWDISRHGSSEQYSASPYLAGLLNCAVWLLYGYVHPNGKWVFGINIVGSLLQLLYIVIFVYYTTVDDVRYQIYYMLFGAGVCLVGIMALVFGQAHSTEQKCMGFGLAGVATGIGMYAAPLIQLRSVVERGNVEGMSLLLIGASLGNSAVWTVYACLGPDFYVLVPNLIGALCTVVQLVVYFRYNNNNNNNDA; this comes from the exons ATGGCCGGAGCCCAGCCCAACATCGCTCAGGAGCTGTTCGGCATCCTCG GAGACATCACTTGCGGCGGGCTGTTCCTCTCCCCGGTGGCTACCATGTGGGACATCAGTAGACACGGGTCGTCGGAGCAGTATTCGGCGAGTCCGTACCTGGCGGGGCTCCTCAACTGCGCCGTTTGGCTCCTCTACGGCTATGTGCACCCGAACGGCAAATGGGTGTTCGGCATCAACATCGTTGGCTCGCTTCTGCAGCTGCTGTACATCGTCATCTTCGTGTACTACACCACTGTTGATGATGTGCGCTACCAGATCTACTACATGTTGTTCGGTGCCGGTGTTTGCCTCGTTGGCATTATGGCACTGGTGTTCGGCCAGGCACATTCGACGGAGCAAAAGTGCATGGGGTTTGGCTTGGCCGGCGTCGCCACTGGCATTGGCATGTATGCCGCGCCGCTCATCCAGCTG AGATCTGTGGTTGAGAGGGGGAACGTGGAGGGCATGTCGCTGCTCCTAATTGGGGCATCACTCGGCAACTCCGCGGTCTGGACCGTCTACGCGTGCCTCGGCCCCGACTTCTACGTCTTG GTCCCCAATCTGATTGGCGCGTTGTGCACGGTGGTGCAGCTGGTTGTCTACTTCcgctacaacaacaacaacaacaacaacgacGCATAA